One window of Nostoc sp. C052 genomic DNA carries:
- a CDS encoding family 10 glycosylhydrolase: MVSIATPFSDIQNHWARSFITALAQRGIVSGLPNGIYRPDNSVTRAEFAAIIANAFGTISKKRQYVPFVDVPTNYWAAAAIQTAYEKAFLSGFPDKTFRSANRITRVEVLVALVGGLEVATKVKSDLLSQLSQIYQDSVQIPEYGRNQVAIATSAGLVVSFPNIKLLNPNLAATRADVAVIIYQALVYLGKAEKIASSYLVQPPISTPTPIPTPVPTPTPVGSVKVNHSREFRGAWVVSVWNGDWPSKAGLPVAQQKAELTEIITKLQALNFNALIFQVRPEGDALYESQLEPWSAWITGTQGKAPEPFYDPLAFAIAECHKHNIELHAWFNPYRASTSTDPAKTVRPHIAATNPESVYLWKTQRWMDPGLKIVQDRAYNVIIDVVKRYDVDGIHLDDYFYPYPIEGQSFPDDKTYAAYKAAGGTLSLGDWRRDNVNKMVQRLYQGIKATKPDVKFGISPFGIYRPGQPAGITGLDAYNVLYADSKKWLEEGWIDYIAPQLYWRTDQPQQSYPALLQWWTQVNTKQRHVYAGNNLTEPSNKSRESDEIEKQVKISRSQAGQLSLGNIFFNLSVLTENSQGIADKFQSLLYNKPALPPTLPWQDTTPPPPPIGLQVNNRKLSWQPGDNQPVRSWTLYRQTGDTWTIGRILSAGTTFATVQQAGTYAVCAVDRSANESVGTVITVS; encoded by the coding sequence CCATTCTCGGATATTCAAAACCATTGGGCACGCTCATTTATTACAGCCTTAGCCCAACGTGGTATTGTCAGTGGATTGCCTAACGGCATCTATCGCCCCGATAACTCTGTTACCCGCGCTGAATTTGCTGCCATCATCGCTAATGCATTTGGGACAATTTCCAAGAAGCGGCAATATGTCCCTTTTGTTGATGTACCTACTAATTATTGGGCAGCAGCCGCCATTCAAACAGCTTACGAAAAAGCATTTCTTAGTGGGTTTCCTGATAAGACTTTCCGTTCCGCTAACCGAATTACGAGAGTAGAAGTTTTAGTTGCTTTGGTAGGAGGTTTAGAAGTTGCTACTAAGGTAAAATCTGACCTCCTCTCACAACTTTCACAGATTTACCAAGATTCTGTTCAGATTCCTGAGTATGGTAGAAATCAGGTAGCTATTGCCACTAGCGCGGGATTGGTGGTTAGTTTCCCAAATATCAAATTACTCAATCCCAATCTCGCAGCCACCCGTGCAGATGTGGCAGTGATTATTTATCAAGCTTTGGTGTATTTAGGTAAGGCAGAAAAAATTGCCTCTAGTTACCTAGTGCAGCCGCCAATATCAACGCCGACACCGATACCGACACCCGTCCCAACACCCACACCTGTCGGTAGCGTAAAGGTAAATCATAGCCGGGAATTCCGGGGTGCATGGGTAGTATCTGTGTGGAATGGTGATTGGCCTTCTAAAGCGGGACTTCCTGTTGCCCAACAAAAAGCTGAACTCACCGAGATTATTACTAAATTACAAGCGTTAAACTTCAATGCCCTCATTTTCCAGGTGCGGCCAGAGGGTGACGCTTTATATGAATCCCAATTAGAGCCTTGGAGTGCTTGGATTACCGGGACTCAGGGAAAAGCACCAGAACCATTTTATGACCCTTTAGCGTTTGCGATCGCAGAATGTCATAAGCACAATATTGAACTCCATGCTTGGTTTAACCCCTACCGCGCTAGCACTTCCACTGACCCAGCCAAAACAGTCCGTCCCCACATAGCAGCTACCAATCCAGAAAGCGTTTATTTGTGGAAAACTCAACGGTGGATGGACCCAGGACTGAAAATAGTTCAGGATAGAGCGTATAACGTAATCATCGATGTAGTGAAGCGCTACGATGTTGATGGCATTCACTTAGATGATTATTTCTATCCATATCCTATTGAGGGACAGTCTTTCCCCGATGACAAAACTTACGCTGCATATAAAGCAGCTGGTGGTACTCTCAGCCTTGGCGACTGGCGACGGGACAATGTTAACAAAATGGTACAGCGCCTCTACCAGGGAATTAAAGCAACCAAACCCGACGTTAAATTCGGTATTAGTCCCTTTGGAATTTATCGCCCCGGACAACCCGCTGGTATTACTGGATTAGATGCTTACAACGTGCTGTATGCCGACTCGAAAAAATGGTTAGAAGAAGGCTGGATTGATTATATCGCGCCTCAACTTTACTGGCGCACAGATCAACCACAACAAAGTTATCCGGCGTTACTACAGTGGTGGACACAGGTAAACACAAAGCAAAGACACGTTTACGCTGGTAACAATTTAACAGAACCAAGCAACAAGAGTCGAGAGAGTGATGAGATTGAAAAGCAGGTGAAAATTAGTCGTAGCCAAGCTGGACAGTTGTCACTGGGTAATATCTTCTTTAACCTCAGTGTTTTGACAGAAAATAGTCAGGGAATTGCTGATAAATTTCAAAGTCTGCTTTATAACAAACCTGCGTTACCGCCAACTTTGCCTTGGCAAGATACAACACCACCCCCTCCACCCATTGGACTACAAGTTAATAACCGCAAACTGAGTTGGCAGCCTGGAGATAATCAGCCAGTTCGTTCTTGGACACTTTATCGACAAACTGGCGATACTTGGACAATTGGGCGAATTTTGTCTGCTGGCACAACCTTCGCTACCGTCCAACAAGCCGGAACCTATGCCGTGTGTGCGGTGGATAGATCGGCCAATGAGAGTGTGGGAACAGTTATTACAGTGAGTTGA
- a CDS encoding PotD/PotF family extracellular solute-binding protein: MTNRRQFLKGVAALSGLSLAGCGWRLAEVRANSNTNSQRDQLYIFTWTQYTDNQLLKTFSTQTGMKVLADVYDSNDVMLAKLQAGGGGTYSIINPSDYMVQKMVDKGLLTEINHDRLIGLENLFPRFQNPSYDRNNRYSIPFNWGTTGLLYNSEKIKDAPQDWDYLWQNQEQLNQRMTLLNDVREVMGATLRMLGYSYNSKNEQEIKQAYEKLKVLKPAIARFDTDAWQNQILAGDLILAMCYSADAVKISQENPKLKYVIPRSGSSLWTDTIVIPKTAPNKAGAYAWINMILQPEIAAQISQRLNISTPNSAGFEQLPKIIQSNVNLFPPESLLKNCERVAPVQEFEEVYDRYWTQLTSS; this comes from the coding sequence ATGACTAACAGACGCCAATTTTTAAAAGGAGTGGCAGCACTTTCTGGCTTATCTTTAGCTGGTTGTGGCTGGAGGCTGGCTGAAGTACGTGCTAATTCTAATACGAATAGTCAGCGTGACCAACTTTATATCTTTACCTGGACACAATATACTGACAACCAATTATTGAAAACCTTTAGCACCCAAACTGGCATGAAAGTGCTAGCGGATGTGTATGATTCTAATGATGTCATGCTGGCTAAATTGCAAGCTGGAGGCGGTGGCACTTATAGCATCATCAACCCATCTGATTACATGGTGCAGAAGATGGTAGACAAGGGTTTGCTAACAGAAATAAATCACGATCGCTTAATCGGTCTAGAGAATTTATTTCCCCGATTTCAGAATCCTAGTTACGATCGCAATAACCGCTACAGTATCCCTTTTAACTGGGGGACAACAGGTTTACTTTACAATTCCGAAAAAATTAAAGATGCACCACAAGACTGGGATTACCTTTGGCAAAATCAAGAGCAACTTAATCAGCGGATGACTTTGCTTAATGATGTTCGAGAAGTTATGGGTGCAACGTTACGAATGCTAGGTTATTCTTACAACTCTAAAAATGAACAAGAAATCAAACAAGCTTATGAGAAATTGAAGGTGCTAAAACCTGCGATCGCACGTTTTGATACCGACGCTTGGCAAAATCAAATCCTGGCAGGGGATTTAATACTAGCAATGTGTTATTCAGCAGATGCAGTGAAAATCTCTCAAGAAAACCCTAAACTAAAATATGTGATTCCTCGCAGTGGTTCTTCATTATGGACAGACACTATTGTAATTCCCAAAACAGCCCCCAACAAGGCTGGAGCCTATGCTTGGATTAACATGATTTTACAACCAGAAATAGCAGCCCAAATTAGTCAACGCCTAAACATTTCTACACCGAATAGCGCCGGATTTGAGCAATTGCCAAAAATAATCCAAAGCAATGTTAATTTGTTTCCGCCAGAGTCACTTTTAAAAAATTGTGAACGTGTTGCTCCTGTACAGGAATTTGAAGAGGTTTACGATCGCTATTGGACTCAATTAACCAGTAGCTAA
- a CDS encoding ABC transporter permease, which yields MNLEKNNISKIEELHRPQVSWLQPLVLLAPSGIWLLLLLVLPALIIFELSLVADIRPGDIVNPNGFKNYIRIFDSLYLQVIGRSLFFAFGTTIICLILGFPVAYWIAQIAPQRWRNLLLLGFVLPLWTSSLLRSYAWITILRPTGLLNGLFSNLGLPTLELLNNSQAVLIGMSYSLLPYMVLILYASLEKLDKRLLEAAADLGANPVETFFQVTVPQIFPGIAAASMLVFITGLGDFVDPELLGGASSMTAARLVYNQFLGATQNWGFGSALSMTLILLVSIAIALLIKFGEVTPKR from the coding sequence ATTAATTTGGAAAAAAATAATATTTCTAAAATAGAAGAATTGCATCGCCCACAAGTAAGTTGGCTACAACCCTTGGTATTACTTGCACCATCTGGGATTTGGTTATTACTTTTGTTGGTGTTGCCAGCTTTGATAATCTTCGAGTTAAGTTTAGTTGCAGATATCCGACCGGGAGATATAGTTAATCCCAACGGATTCAAAAACTACATCCGAATATTTGACTCTCTTTACCTGCAAGTAATTGGGCGATCGCTATTTTTTGCGTTTGGCACTACAATCATTTGTTTAATTTTGGGCTTCCCCGTCGCCTATTGGATTGCTCAGATAGCGCCGCAACGTTGGCGAAATTTACTGTTATTAGGCTTTGTCCTACCTTTGTGGACTTCTTCGTTACTCCGCTCTTATGCTTGGATTACCATTCTTCGTCCTACTGGCTTATTGAACGGTTTATTCAGCAATTTAGGCTTACCTACTTTGGAATTACTGAACAATAGTCAAGCCGTATTAATTGGCATGAGTTACAGCTTGTTACCATATATGGTTTTGATTTTATATGCCTCTCTCGAAAAGTTAGACAAGCGGTTACTAGAAGCGGCGGCTGATTTAGGTGCAAATCCTGTGGAAACTTTTTTCCAAGTAACTGTACCGCAAATTTTTCCCGGAATTGCGGCTGCTTCCATGCTTGTATTTATCACAGGTTTGGGGGATTTTGTCGATCCAGAATTACTCGGTGGTGCTTCTAGTATGACGGCGGCGCGGTTAGTTTATAACCAGTTTCTTGGAGCAACGCAAAATTGGGGATTTGGTTCAGCCTTGAGTATGACGTTAATTTTACTTGTTAGTATTGCGATCGCACTTTTAATTAAGTTTGGTGAAGTTACACCCAAACGCTAA
- a CDS encoding Uma2 family endonuclease, producing the protein MLSPDLKNALPTTDELPCSDDTPVDNEDQNFLPNILLFLLNSIWANRMDWYFGVDMGVYHTTGVNPRVAVVPDAFLSVGVERKKGGKSRKSYAVWEENGIVPIFTLEMVSHTPGGEYDEKLDIYRKLGVLYYVIYNPEFWRRDQHQPFEVYKLIDGKYQLQIGEPYLMPEVGLGIGRHQAVIGGIQQEFLCWYDEQGKRYLTDAEQLQQERSLAEQERQRAEQLSQYLRSIGVDPNNLPGS; encoded by the coding sequence ATGCTCTCACCCGATCTCAAAAATGCGTTACCGACGACTGACGAACTCCCTTGTTCAGACGATACGCCAGTGGATAACGAAGACCAAAACTTTTTGCCCAATATTTTACTCTTCTTACTCAACTCCATTTGGGCAAATCGCATGGATTGGTATTTTGGAGTAGATATGGGAGTGTATCACACTACAGGAGTAAATCCCAGAGTAGCTGTAGTGCCAGATGCTTTTTTAAGTGTGGGAGTAGAACGAAAAAAGGGAGGCAAATCACGCAAAAGTTACGCGGTTTGGGAAGAAAATGGGATAGTTCCAATATTCACATTAGAAATGGTATCGCACACCCCAGGGGGTGAATACGACGAGAAGCTAGATATATACAGAAAACTCGGTGTACTGTACTACGTAATTTATAACCCTGAGTTTTGGCGACGCGATCAACATCAACCCTTTGAAGTGTATAAGTTGATCGATGGAAAGTACCAACTACAAATAGGTGAACCCTATTTGATGCCAGAGGTGGGGTTAGGTATTGGGCGACACCAAGCTGTAATTGGCGGCATACAACAGGAATTTTTATGTTGGTATGACGAGCAAGGAAAACGTTATTTGACAGATGCAGAACAGTTACAACAGGAGCGATCGCTGGCTGAACAAGAACGACAAAGGGCTGAACAATTATCCCAGTATTTACGTTCTATAGGTGTAGATCCAAATAATCTACCTGGTAGTTAA
- a CDS encoding hybrid sensor histidine kinase/response regulator, whose amino-acid sequence MITDSEIREQGYIYFLAEAPELVQIIEQELFSLSEGYSTAKIHNLMRATHTLKGGAANVGLEVIKMIAHFLEDVFKALYNPKVVVDAELQTLLLQAYECLSIALNTELIGSTVNDQELIHRATSVFSQLQEKLGDAFGADSQIPTSEELGFDIVQSVFETGVEQRLNSITDAVKNLPSDAELIEFLQSQGEVFFGLAESLNLPGLGEIAQSILSALRANPTQVRQIAEIALADLQKAQELVLKGDRTSGGEPSPDLRKLATVVSNELSEELPNNSYPGIYIINEEQFYQFLTTSDNNRNESVNPTTARFYLKVIRYIFGWFNHQMQIPESELNLTLLVPTLEGKSLLNYIETWLKHFLDFVQDEEDSPSLCIYRRGIILIILFAAAKFQYSLKPSDSYLSGIKILQHQIYKLAKEYKNYPPVTGEEKNWLDSPKLQTLLVIKEISQATDNLLEAIWGEEANQNLAVEVVKTQTNDSLTVSEQLVADVPETAIEVMPDISTQINKEIEDQSQYVQTKNFRQPSFIRVDTERLQHLNYLAGELLIYQKRRSLQDEQIKEIIEQLIKQLNRHQTTLNELRDLPLQIQNITSQETQSFAVNFDSLEMDVYTEFHLTLHEAIEETLQLQETTESLDLLVTQAAQISDKQENLTLNIIDSLVEARMSPLGNILNRFPHMVNKLGNVHAKLVELKLTGSEVLVDKAIAEKLYDPLLHLVRNAFDHGIETPQVRRQLAKPEQGLIEICAYHQGSQTVIEVRDDGQGLNLDRIRRKAAEFYPIQTEEKTRAYASNLAESELLDLIFSPGFSTANKVSEISGRGMGLDIVRTQMHALNGSISVQSLPNQGTIFTLKIPFSMTTEKLMLVQAKGVVYGLLLDSIEKIVIPSEQQIKEIEGKKVLLWNTDNDETMVSLRQLSKLIDYNDSFLNSTTPYNTSNTQDSSVAKNPVLLLRRNQGKVALEVDQIIGEQELVIRPLGNAIAPPKYIYGCSSLANGNLILIIDASLLVKSSDIQQTTLNIRALPVTSASSTNQKVLPISGHSFSSTPLLAASTSTTTIETIETQPTYSQGPDHKSPKVVLVVDDAISLRQTLSLTLQKAGYQVIQAQNGVEALEKLQLHPEIQIVVSDLEMPRMNGFELLSNFRQYTNLAKIPVVILTSRSAEKHRQLAQELGAKAYLTKPFLEHEFISKIKELINSKTDGLDNLLIVANH is encoded by the coding sequence ATGATTACAGATAGCGAAATCCGCGAACAAGGATACATCTACTTTCTGGCTGAAGCCCCAGAATTAGTTCAAATTATTGAACAAGAACTATTTAGCTTGTCAGAAGGTTATAGTACTGCTAAAATTCACAACTTAATGCGAGCTACTCATACACTTAAAGGTGGTGCTGCTAATGTTGGGCTAGAAGTAATTAAGATGATTGCCCATTTTTTAGAAGATGTATTTAAGGCTCTCTATAATCCAAAAGTTGTAGTTGATGCTGAATTACAAACACTTTTATTACAAGCTTATGAGTGTCTGAGTATTGCATTAAATACTGAGCTAATAGGTAGTACTGTTAACGACCAAGAACTTATCCATCGGGCAACTTCAGTATTTTCACAGTTACAAGAAAAACTGGGTGATGCTTTTGGTGCTGACTCTCAGATTCCCACTTCTGAAGAATTAGGATTTGATATTGTGCAGTCGGTTTTTGAAACGGGAGTAGAACAACGTTTAAATAGTATTACTGACGCTGTTAAAAATCTACCTAGTGATGCTGAATTAATTGAGTTTTTACAGTCTCAAGGCGAGGTATTTTTTGGCTTGGCAGAATCTCTAAATTTACCTGGATTGGGAGAAATTGCCCAAAGCATTCTGTCAGCATTGCGAGCAAATCCCACCCAGGTAAGGCAAATTGCAGAAATTGCTCTTGCAGATTTACAAAAAGCACAAGAATTGGTACTAAAAGGCGATCGCACATCTGGTGGAGAACCTTCTCCAGATTTACGAAAACTCGCAACAGTGGTAAGTAATGAGCTATCTGAAGAATTACCAAATAATTCGTATCCTGGTATATATATCATCAATGAAGAACAGTTTTACCAGTTTCTCACGACATCTGATAACAATAGAAATGAATCAGTTAACCCCACAACTGCTAGGTTTTATTTAAAAGTAATTCGCTACATTTTTGGCTGGTTTAATCACCAGATGCAAATCCCAGAGTCAGAACTTAATTTGACATTACTGGTTCCCACATTAGAGGGAAAAAGTCTACTTAATTACATCGAAACCTGGCTGAAACATTTTCTCGATTTTGTTCAAGATGAAGAAGATAGCCCAAGTCTTTGTATTTATCGACGTGGGATCATCTTAATCATCCTATTTGCAGCTGCAAAATTTCAATATTCTCTGAAACCATCTGACAGCTACCTCTCAGGAATTAAAATATTACAACATCAAATTTATAAATTAGCAAAAGAGTATAAAAATTATCCTCCTGTGACTGGCGAAGAAAAAAATTGGTTGGATAGTCCTAAGTTACAAACACTGTTAGTTATTAAAGAGATATCTCAAGCAACTGATAACTTACTAGAAGCAATCTGGGGAGAAGAAGCTAATCAAAATCTTGCTGTTGAAGTCGTGAAGACTCAGACTAATGATTCTTTAACTGTCAGTGAGCAGTTAGTTGCAGATGTTCCTGAAACAGCTATTGAAGTCATGCCTGATATTTCTACACAAATCAATAAAGAAATAGAAGATCAATCACAGTATGTTCAAACTAAAAATTTTCGCCAACCTTCATTTATTCGGGTAGATACAGAAAGACTGCAACACCTCAACTATCTAGCAGGAGAATTGCTGATTTACCAAAAACGGCGTAGTTTGCAAGATGAACAAATCAAAGAAATAATTGAGCAATTAATCAAGCAACTCAATAGACATCAAACAACTTTAAATGAGTTACGTGATTTACCATTACAAATACAAAATATTACTTCACAAGAAACGCAAAGTTTTGCAGTGAATTTTGACTCTTTGGAAATGGATGTATATACAGAGTTTCATCTGACATTGCATGAAGCAATCGAAGAGACACTGCAACTACAAGAAACTACAGAATCTCTTGACTTGCTCGTGACGCAAGCTGCTCAAATTAGTGACAAACAAGAGAATTTAACTCTTAATATTATAGATAGCTTAGTAGAAGCACGAATGTCGCCTTTGGGCAATATCCTGAATCGCTTTCCCCACATGGTAAATAAGTTGGGGAATGTTCATGCCAAACTTGTAGAATTGAAACTTACTGGTAGTGAAGTATTGGTAGATAAAGCGATCGCAGAAAAGCTCTATGATCCCTTGTTACACTTAGTACGTAACGCTTTTGACCACGGGATTGAAACTCCACAAGTGCGCCGACAGCTGGCTAAACCAGAACAAGGTTTAATCGAAATCTGCGCCTATCATCAGGGTAGCCAAACTGTTATCGAAGTTCGTGATGATGGTCAGGGACTAAATTTAGACAGAATTCGTAGAAAAGCTGCTGAATTTTATCCCATACAAACTGAAGAAAAAACTAGAGCTTATGCTTCTAATCTAGCTGAATCTGAACTTTTAGATTTGATATTTTCGCCGGGATTTTCTACTGCTAATAAAGTGAGTGAAATTTCTGGGCGTGGGATGGGTTTAGATATTGTTCGTACTCAGATGCACGCGCTTAACGGCTCTATTTCCGTTCAATCTTTACCCAACCAAGGAACAATATTCACACTCAAAATCCCTTTTTCTATGACTACAGAAAAGTTAATGCTAGTTCAAGCCAAAGGTGTTGTTTATGGTCTGCTTTTGGACAGTATTGAAAAAATAGTGATTCCCTCTGAACAACAGATTAAAGAAATTGAAGGTAAAAAAGTCTTACTTTGGAACACAGACAATGATGAGACTATGGTTAGCCTCCGTCAACTTTCAAAGTTGATTGATTATAATGATTCATTCTTGAATAGTACTACTCCATACAATACATCAAATACTCAAGACTCAAGCGTAGCGAAAAATCCTGTGCTTTTGCTCCGACGAAATCAGGGAAAGGTTGCTTTAGAAGTTGACCAAATAATTGGTGAACAAGAACTAGTAATTAGACCTTTAGGAAATGCGATCGCACCGCCAAAATACATTTATGGTTGTAGTAGTTTAGCTAATGGCAATCTCATCTTAATCATTGATGCTTCGTTGCTAGTAAAATCTAGCGATATCCAACAAACAACACTTAATATCAGAGCGCTACCAGTCACTTCAGCTTCTTCCACAAATCAAAAAGTCTTGCCAATATCAGGACATAGTTTTTCATCTACACCACTACTTGCTGCATCGACTTCCACAACAACTATAGAAACCATAGAAACCCAACCAACTTATTCTCAAGGGCCAGATCATAAATCACCAAAAGTTGTTTTAGTAGTAGATGACGCAATTAGTCTCCGACAGACTCTTTCTCTCACTCTGCAAAAAGCTGGCTATCAAGTAATACAAGCTCAAAATGGTGTAGAAGCTCTAGAAAAGTTACAGTTACATCCTGAGATTCAAATTGTCGTCTCAGATTTAGAGATGCCACGAATGAACGGTTTTGAGTTATTGAGCAATTTCCGTCAATACACAAACTTAGCAAAAATACCTGTGGTGATTCTCACTTCTCGTAGCGCTGAAAAACATCGCCAACTTGCCCAAGAATTGGGTGCAAAAGCTTACTTGACCAAGCCTTTTTTAGAGCATGAGTTTATCTCTAAAATTAAGGAGTTAATTAACAGTAAGACAGATGGTTTAGACAATTTACTCATAGTGGCAAATCATTGA
- a CDS encoding four helix bundle protein, translated as MNEEDFKRRTKQLALRVIRLVEALPQSRTADVIGKQLIRSATSVGANYRSACRGKSTADVIAKLSLVEEEADESLYWMELIVEVGLLRLEKVSNLMSENTEILAMIVASIKTLRNKSKIQNLKSKI; from the coding sequence ATGAATGAGGAGGATTTTAAGCGGAGAACAAAGCAGCTAGCATTGCGAGTAATCCGCTTAGTAGAAGCTCTTCCGCAGAGCCGAACGGCAGATGTAATTGGCAAGCAGCTAATCCGTTCAGCAACATCTGTGGGAGCTAACTATCGGTCAGCTTGTCGTGGTAAGTCAACCGCCGATGTCATTGCTAAACTCAGCTTGGTGGAGGAAGAAGCCGATGAAAGTCTTTATTGGATGGAACTTATTGTTGAGGTTGGTTTATTACGACTGGAAAAAGTGAGCAATTTGATGTCAGAAAACACCGAAATTCTTGCAATGATAGTTGCATCAATTAAAACTTTACGTAACAAATCCAAAATCCAAAATTTAAAATCCAAAATATGA